The following proteins come from a genomic window of Streptomyces sp. ALI-76-A:
- a CDS encoding XdhC/CoxI family protein: protein MLNIAETLHAWCGEARPFALATVVDVNGSAPLPPGTALAVSADGDVIGSVSGGCVEGAVYELCRETLESGGAPVLTRFGYSDSDAFAVGLTCGGEIEILVQRVDPAVQPHLTAALAEMVAGRPAAVAHVVDSPEELLGGTLYVPAEGPYDGTLGGQREDEVVAAQARALLRAGRTGRIEVGGDADTCPERLSVLVHTSARPPRMLIFGAVDFTDALSEAGRFLGYRVTVCDARPVFATRARFPHADEVVTDWPHRYLAATEVDARTAICVLTHDAKFDIPLLRLALSLPVGYIGAMGSRRTHEQRLELLRDAGVPEADLARLNSPIGLDLGAHTPQETAISITAEIITHAHDGTGLPLSRRTGPIHAPVTASWKGALADPPKSSTPYAGPVVADGWLPG from the coding sequence ATGCTGAACATCGCGGAAACGCTGCACGCCTGGTGCGGGGAAGCCCGTCCCTTCGCCCTCGCCACCGTCGTCGACGTCAACGGCAGCGCACCCCTGCCCCCCGGCACCGCGCTCGCCGTGAGCGCCGACGGCGACGTGATCGGCAGCGTCTCCGGCGGCTGCGTGGAGGGAGCGGTCTACGAACTGTGCCGGGAGACACTCGAATCCGGCGGTGCTCCGGTACTGACGCGCTTCGGCTACTCGGACTCCGACGCCTTCGCCGTGGGCCTGACCTGCGGTGGCGAGATCGAGATCCTGGTACAGCGGGTGGATCCCGCGGTGCAGCCCCATCTCACCGCAGCCCTCGCCGAAATGGTGGCGGGCCGACCAGCCGCGGTGGCCCACGTCGTGGACAGCCCGGAAGAACTCCTCGGCGGCACCCTTTACGTGCCTGCCGAGGGCCCGTACGACGGAACTCTGGGCGGGCAACGCGAGGACGAGGTCGTCGCGGCGCAGGCACGTGCGCTGCTGCGGGCCGGCCGCACCGGCCGGATCGAGGTCGGAGGAGACGCCGACACCTGCCCCGAGCGGCTGTCGGTTCTCGTCCACACCAGTGCCCGGCCTCCCCGCATGCTGATCTTCGGTGCCGTCGACTTCACCGACGCGCTCAGCGAGGCGGGGCGTTTTCTGGGCTACCGGGTCACGGTCTGCGACGCCCGCCCTGTCTTCGCCACCCGCGCCCGCTTCCCGCACGCTGACGAGGTCGTGACCGACTGGCCGCACCGGTACCTGGCCGCCACCGAAGTGGACGCCCGCACCGCCATCTGCGTCCTCACCCACGACGCCAAGTTCGACATCCCCCTCCTGCGCCTCGCGCTGAGCCTGCCGGTCGGCTACATCGGGGCCATGGGCTCGCGGCGCACCCACGAACAGCGCCTGGAACTGCTGCGGGACGCCGGCGTACCCGAGGCGGACCTCGCGCGCCTCAACTCCCCGATCGGACTCGACCTGGGCGCCCACACCCCCCAGGAAACGGCTATTTCCATCACCGCCGAGATCATCACCCACGCCCACGACGGCACCGGCCTGCCCCTGTCCCGCCGTACCGGCCCGATCCATGCCCCGGTGACGGCGTCGTGGAAGGGGGCACTGGCGGACCCCCCGAAAAGCAGTACCCCGTACGCGGGCCCGGTCGTGGCCGACGGGTGGTTGCCTGGATGA
- a CDS encoding aldo/keto reductase: MKRRGFMAAGLGVGAASVLPLSTAQAKTPKPSAPSSGPSSTQRRMLGSLEVSALGLGCQNFAGMYGPPIDTKEAIRVIRAAYDRGVTFFDIAEVYGPYLGEEIVGKALAPMRDQVVIATKFGFDIGRDGQIQGLNSRPDHIKRVTNQSLRRLKTDYIDLMYQHRVDPKVPIEEVAGTVQELISQGKIRHFGLSAAGGATIRRAHKVQRITAVQNEYSVWTRDPEIEVLRACEELGIGFVPWSPLGMGYLTGTVTPLMVHGPADLRATLPRFTPEARRANWPVVELLQRVGARTQATPAQIALAWLLARKPWIVPIPGPITQGHMDENMDALQVQLTAADIADIEDGFAQIRVQGARLSEPMLAMIDVGAKLGTSSDGGHGNSPLP; the protein is encoded by the coding sequence GTGAAACGCCGTGGATTCATGGCCGCCGGCCTTGGAGTGGGCGCAGCATCTGTCCTGCCTCTTTCAACCGCGCAGGCGAAAACACCAAAACCGTCTGCGCCGAGTTCAGGCCCGTCGAGCACGCAGCGCCGCATGCTCGGCTCACTGGAAGTGTCTGCCCTGGGGCTCGGCTGCCAGAACTTCGCCGGGATGTATGGACCGCCGATCGACACGAAGGAAGCGATCCGGGTAATCCGGGCGGCCTATGACCGGGGCGTCACGTTTTTCGATATCGCCGAAGTCTACGGGCCGTACCTTGGCGAGGAGATAGTCGGCAAGGCACTGGCGCCGATGCGCGACCAGGTGGTTATCGCCACCAAGTTCGGGTTCGACATCGGTCGGGACGGGCAGATTCAGGGACTCAACAGCCGTCCTGACCATATCAAGCGGGTGACCAATCAGTCACTCCGGCGCCTGAAGACCGATTACATCGATCTCATGTATCAACACCGCGTTGATCCCAAGGTGCCCATCGAGGAGGTGGCCGGGACGGTCCAGGAGCTGATCTCCCAGGGCAAGATCCGCCACTTCGGACTTTCTGCCGCAGGCGGAGCGACCATTCGGCGCGCGCACAAAGTGCAGCGCATCACGGCGGTGCAGAACGAATACTCCGTCTGGACCCGCGATCCGGAGATAGAAGTTCTCCGGGCCTGTGAAGAGCTGGGTATCGGGTTCGTGCCGTGGAGTCCGCTCGGGATGGGTTATCTGACCGGCACCGTCACCCCGCTGATGGTGCATGGCCCCGCGGATCTGAGGGCAACGCTTCCCCGCTTCACCCCGGAGGCCCGCCGCGCAAACTGGCCCGTCGTCGAACTGCTGCAGCGCGTGGGTGCACGCACGCAAGCGACGCCTGCCCAAATAGCGCTCGCCTGGCTGCTCGCCCGCAAGCCGTGGATCGTGCCCATTCCGGGGCCGATCACACAGGGGCACATGGACGAAAACATGGACGCGCTTCAGGTCCAGCTGACCGCCGCCGACATCGCGGACATCGAGGACGGCTTCGCTCAAATCCGGGTGCAGGGCGCGCGATTGAGCGAACCGATGCTTGCGATGATCGACGTCGGGGCCAAGCTGGGGACGAGCTCTGACGGTGGGCACGGCAATTCGCCCCTGCCGTAG
- a CDS encoding aldo/keto reductase: MQHVSLGGLNVSRIGLGAMGMSAFYSGASTDDAESNRAIHRALDLGVTHLDTAEIYGPFINEELVGQALRGRRDQVVLATKFGMYSHAGGGPYVLDSSPANIRTAVEGSLNRLGTDYIDLYYQHRVDPDTPIEETVGALAELVAEGKVRHIGLSEAGGETIRRAHAVHPVAALQTEYSLWTRDLEAELLPLLRELGIGLVPYSPLGHGFLTGTFRSTDDIADDDWRKTNPRFTGENLQLNLRIVDEVQAIATEVDATTAQIALAWLLAQGDDIAPIPGTKRAARVEENTAADRIELSTGQLDRLNNLTPPVGERHDESGMAAIER; the protein is encoded by the coding sequence ATGCAGCACGTCTCACTCGGTGGGCTGAACGTCTCCCGGATCGGCCTGGGCGCCATGGGGATGTCCGCCTTCTACTCCGGTGCGAGCACCGATGACGCCGAGTCGAACCGCGCCATCCACCGGGCACTGGACCTGGGCGTCACCCATCTCGACACGGCCGAGATCTACGGGCCGTTCATCAATGAGGAACTGGTCGGCCAGGCCCTCCGAGGCCGCCGTGACCAGGTCGTCCTGGCCACGAAGTTCGGCATGTACTCGCACGCCGGCGGCGGACCGTACGTCCTCGACAGCAGCCCGGCGAACATCCGCACCGCCGTCGAAGGCTCCCTGAATCGGCTCGGCACCGACTACATCGACCTGTACTACCAGCACCGGGTCGACCCCGACACCCCGATCGAGGAGACCGTCGGCGCCCTGGCCGAGCTGGTCGCCGAGGGCAAGGTCCGCCACATCGGCCTGTCCGAGGCCGGGGGCGAGACGATCCGCCGCGCCCACGCCGTCCACCCGGTCGCCGCACTGCAGACCGAGTACTCGCTGTGGACCCGTGACCTGGAGGCCGAACTGCTGCCGCTGCTGCGCGAACTCGGCATCGGCCTGGTGCCCTACTCGCCGCTCGGTCACGGCTTCCTCACCGGCACGTTCCGCTCCACCGACGACATCGCCGACGACGACTGGCGCAAGACCAACCCGCGCTTCACCGGCGAGAACCTCCAGCTCAACCTGCGCATCGTCGACGAGGTCCAGGCCATCGCCACCGAGGTCGACGCCACCACGGCTCAGATCGCCCTGGCCTGGCTCCTCGCGCAGGGCGACGACATCGCCCCGATCCCCGGCACCAAGCGGGCCGCCCGCGTCGAGGAGAACACCGCCGCCGACCGCATCGAGCTCAGCACCGGGCAGCTCGACCGGCTGAACAACCTCACCCCGCCCGTCGGTGAGCGCCACGACGAGAGCGGCATGGCCGCCATCGAGCGCTGA
- a CDS encoding xanthine dehydrogenase family protein molybdopterin-binding subunit yields the protein MSPQPQAAVGAPLSRVDGRLKVTGKATYAAEHDIKGVVHAVVVDSTVARGRITGIDTRAALAQPGVLKVISHLNAPKLAYRDNPASIDPLEGDRLHVFQDDQVLFHGQPVAVVVATELETAQHAASLVKVSYDARQPSTDMADPADRPDWKPITYARGDADKALDSAAVQLDVTYHLGRNHHNPMEPHATIARWDGNKLTLWDKTQWVPGTQVELAAVFGIAQESIRVISPFVGGGFGGAIRSWPHVTIAAVAARETGRPVKLVLSRKQLYFGVGYRPTYEFRLGLGSDRRGRLTAMVNDVTAETSTYENFVEEGVLAPGNMFYSTPNVRQEYRTVSLDVNTPCWMRGPGYATGSFAVESAMDELAHELGIDPIELRRRNEPAEDESNGLPFSTRRLRECYTTGAREFGWDRRNPRPRSTRDGDWLIGTGMAAGVYHHLYWAAQASVRLNADGTALVEAATSDMGPGTYTSQSQLAADALGLTMRNVIFRLGDSRMPVTPPHGGSMTMANVGSAVQDGCDKLRKQAIELAVEDEDSPLYGADADTVVVRGGRLHVKDNPARGETYQRLLARNNRTHLEVLGSYTPEESHRASVHSYGAVFTEVAVDARLGLVRVRRMLGVYDVGRVISPKLATSQALGGMVGGIGQALLEHMVMDQRDGRIVNADLANYLVPVNADIPDLKAIYLDGEDHEADPIGVKGIGEVVQLGVAAALTNAVFHATGRRIRDLPITAEALL from the coding sequence GTGAGCCCCCAGCCGCAGGCAGCAGTCGGCGCGCCGCTCTCCCGTGTGGACGGCCGGCTGAAGGTGACCGGGAAGGCGACGTACGCCGCCGAGCACGACATCAAGGGCGTGGTCCATGCCGTCGTCGTCGACAGCACCGTCGCCCGCGGCCGGATCACCGGCATCGACACCCGCGCCGCCCTCGCCCAGCCCGGCGTCCTGAAGGTGATCAGCCACCTCAACGCGCCCAAGCTGGCCTACCGCGACAACCCCGCCTCGATCGACCCGCTGGAGGGCGATCGACTGCACGTCTTCCAGGACGACCAAGTCCTCTTCCACGGGCAGCCGGTCGCCGTCGTCGTCGCCACCGAGCTGGAGACGGCGCAGCACGCGGCGAGCCTGGTGAAGGTCTCCTACGACGCCCGGCAGCCGTCGACCGACATGGCCGACCCGGCCGACCGCCCGGACTGGAAGCCCATCACCTACGCGCGCGGTGACGCGGACAAGGCGCTCGACTCCGCCGCCGTACAGCTGGATGTTACGTACCATCTGGGCCGCAACCACCACAACCCGATGGAGCCGCACGCCACCATCGCCCGCTGGGACGGCAACAAGCTGACCCTGTGGGACAAGACCCAGTGGGTGCCCGGCACGCAGGTCGAGCTGGCCGCCGTGTTCGGTATCGCGCAGGAGTCGATCCGGGTCATCTCGCCGTTCGTCGGCGGCGGGTTCGGCGGCGCGATCCGCTCCTGGCCACACGTCACGATCGCGGCCGTCGCGGCCCGTGAGACGGGCCGCCCGGTCAAACTCGTGCTCTCGCGCAAGCAGCTCTACTTCGGGGTCGGTTACCGGCCCACGTACGAGTTCCGGCTGGGCCTGGGCAGTGACCGGCGCGGGCGCCTGACCGCCATGGTCAACGACGTCACGGCCGAGACCTCGACATACGAGAACTTCGTGGAAGAGGGCGTCCTGGCTCCCGGCAACATGTTCTACAGCACCCCCAACGTCCGCCAGGAATACCGGACGGTGTCGCTCGACGTGAACACGCCGTGCTGGATGCGCGGGCCCGGCTACGCCACCGGCTCCTTCGCCGTCGAGTCGGCGATGGACGAACTCGCCCACGAACTCGGCATCGACCCGATCGAGCTGCGCAGGCGCAACGAGCCGGCCGAGGACGAGTCGAACGGACTGCCGTTCTCCACCCGGCGGCTGCGCGAGTGCTACACCACCGGCGCCCGCGAGTTCGGCTGGGACCGCCGCAACCCCAGGCCCCGCTCGACCCGCGACGGCGACTGGCTGATCGGCACCGGCATGGCCGCCGGCGTCTACCACCACCTCTACTGGGCGGCCCAGGCGTCGGTCCGGCTCAACGCCGACGGCACGGCCCTGGTCGAAGCCGCGACCAGCGACATGGGCCCGGGCACCTACACCTCCCAGAGCCAGCTCGCCGCCGACGCGCTCGGTCTGACCATGCGCAACGTGATCTTCCGGCTCGGCGACTCCCGTATGCCGGTGACCCCGCCGCACGGCGGCTCCATGACCATGGCCAACGTCGGCTCCGCCGTCCAGGACGGCTGCGACAAGCTGCGCAAGCAGGCGATCGAACTCGCCGTCGAGGACGAGGACTCGCCGCTGTACGGCGCCGACGCCGACACCGTCGTCGTACGCGGCGGCCGGCTGCACGTGAAGGACAACCCCGCGCGCGGGGAGACCTACCAGCGGCTGCTGGCCCGCAACAACCGCACCCACCTCGAGGTGCTCGGCTCCTACACCCCCGAAGAGTCCCACCGGGCCTCGGTGCACTCCTACGGCGCGGTGTTCACCGAGGTCGCCGTCGACGCCCGCCTCGGCCTTGTCCGGGTGCGGCGGATGCTCGGCGTGTACGACGTGGGCCGCGTCATCAGCCCCAAGCTCGCCACCAGCCAGGCCCTGGGCGGCATGGTCGGCGGCATCGGGCAGGCCCTGCTTGAGCACATGGTCATGGACCAGCGCGACGGCCGGATCGTGAACGCCGACCTCGCCAACTACCTCGTCCCCGTCAACGCCGACATCCCCGACCTCAAGGCCATCTACCTCGACGGGGAGGACCACGAGGCCGACCCCATCGGCGTCAAGGGCATCGGCGAAGTCGTCCAGCTCGGGGTGGCCGCCGCCCTCACCAACGCGGTCTTCCACGCCACCGGACGCCGCATCCGCGACCTGCCCATCACGGCCGAAGCCCTGCTCTGA
- a CDS encoding IS481 family transposase, with the protein MPHRNAPLTETGRLRLARCVVEDGWTLRRAAERFQVSPTTAQRWADRYRRSGEAGMSDRSSRPRTSPRRMPTRIERRIIKVRVLRRWGPARIAYLLRLNPSTVHRVLARYKLARLAHLDRATGRVIRRYERSAPGELVHVDIKKLGNIPDGGGHKTLGRQAGRKTRSGVGYSYLHNAVDDHSRLAYSEIHADEKKETATAFWGRAQTFFAQAGITVQRVLTDNGSCYRSRDWREALATAGITHKRTRPYRPQTNGKVERFNRTLLDEWAYARPYRTETERRDAYPGWLHTYNHHRGHTALKGQPPASRVPNLTGQYT; encoded by the coding sequence GTGCCCCACCGTAATGCACCCCTGACCGAGACCGGCCGTCTGCGTCTGGCCCGCTGCGTGGTCGAGGACGGCTGGACCCTGCGCAGGGCCGCCGAACGCTTCCAGGTCTCGCCGACCACCGCCCAGCGGTGGGCCGACCGCTACCGTCGATCCGGTGAGGCAGGCATGAGCGACCGCTCCAGCCGCCCGCGCACCAGCCCGCGCCGGATGCCGACCCGCATCGAGCGGCGGATCATCAAGGTCCGCGTTCTGCGCCGCTGGGGACCGGCCCGCATCGCCTATCTGCTGCGGTTGAACCCGTCCACGGTGCACCGGGTCCTGGCCCGCTACAAGCTGGCCCGTCTCGCTCATCTCGACCGCGCTACCGGGCGGGTGATCCGCCGCTACGAACGGTCAGCGCCGGGCGAGTTGGTGCACGTGGACATCAAGAAGCTCGGCAACATCCCCGACGGCGGCGGCCACAAGACCCTGGGCCGCCAGGCCGGCCGCAAGACCCGCTCCGGCGTCGGTTACAGCTACCTGCACAACGCCGTCGACGATCACTCCCGCCTCGCCTACAGCGAGATCCACGCAGACGAGAAGAAGGAAACCGCAACCGCCTTCTGGGGCCGGGCCCAGACGTTCTTCGCCCAGGCCGGGATCACCGTCCAGCGGGTGCTGACCGACAACGGCTCCTGCTACCGCTCACGCGACTGGCGCGAAGCCCTTGCCACAGCCGGGATCACCCACAAGCGAACCCGCCCCTACCGGCCGCAGACGAACGGCAAGGTCGAGCGCTTCAACCGCACCCTGCTGGACGAGTGGGCCTACGCCCGCCCCTACCGCACAGAGACTGAACGACGCGACGCATACCCCGGCTGGCTGCACACCTACAATCACCACCGCGGACACACCGCGCTGAAAGGCCAACCACCCGCCAGCCGCGTCCCCAACCTCACGGGTCAGTACACCTAG
- a CDS encoding (2Fe-2S)-binding protein, with protein MSTEVTDSAVPPPATPPSEPSRRTFVATTAAVGGAVVAGGLAGPLGLGAEEAVAADGPPSGRVSLTVNGKRHTVTVDNRTSLLDLLREHLELTGSKKGCNAGACGACTVLVDGRRVNSCLTLAIRLEGAEVTTIEGLADGDELHPLQQAFIEQDAFQCGYCTPGQIMSGVGCIQEGHTGSKDEIREWMSGNICRCGCYVKIVRAVEQTAHGK; from the coding sequence ATGTCTACTGAAGTCACTGATTCAGCTGTTCCTCCGCCGGCCACGCCCCCGTCGGAACCGTCCCGACGCACGTTTGTCGCCACGACCGCCGCTGTCGGTGGTGCTGTGGTGGCGGGGGGTCTGGCGGGACCACTCGGCCTGGGCGCCGAGGAGGCGGTCGCCGCTGACGGACCACCCAGCGGCCGTGTCTCCCTGACCGTCAACGGGAAGCGGCACACCGTCACGGTCGACAACCGGACCTCGCTGCTGGATCTGCTGCGTGAGCATCTGGAGCTGACCGGCAGCAAGAAGGGCTGCAACGCAGGTGCGTGCGGGGCCTGTACGGTCCTGGTCGACGGACGGCGGGTCAACTCCTGCCTGACGCTGGCGATACGGCTGGAGGGCGCCGAGGTCACCACCATCGAGGGCCTGGCCGACGGCGACGAACTGCACCCGCTGCAGCAGGCGTTCATCGAACAGGACGCCTTCCAGTGCGGCTACTGCACCCCCGGCCAGATCATGTCCGGCGTCGGCTGCATCCAGGAGGGCCACACCGGCTCCAAGGACGAGATCCGGGAGTGGATGAGCGGCAACATCTGCCGCTGCGGCTGCTACGTCAAGATCGTGCGCGCGGTCGAGCAGACCGCGCACGGGAAGTGA
- a CDS encoding xanthine dehydrogenase family protein subunit M translates to MYPFSYTTADNTREALDAGRRGGRYIAGGTTLVDLMRETVERPRTLVDISALPLREVTVTERGGLRIGALVQMAEAAAHPKVRTLYPVISQALELSASAQLRNMASIGGNIMQRTRCTYFRDVTANCNKGEPGSGCAALEGFNRTHAILGTSEDCVATHPSDVAVAFAALEATVHLLGPAGERSVPFADFLLRPGSTPNREQALRPGELITAVEIPAHPRPLKSGYLKVRDRQSYEFALTSAAVALHVRGGRIQEAMVAAGGVGTVPWKLPAVERHLIGERPSANLWAAAAEQAADGARPLEHNRFKVELLKRTVERQLRVVGGTK, encoded by the coding sequence GTGTACCCCTTCTCCTACACCACGGCGGACAACACCCGCGAGGCCCTGGACGCGGGCCGACGCGGCGGACGGTACATCGCCGGCGGCACCACCCTGGTCGACCTGATGCGCGAGACCGTCGAACGCCCCAGAACCCTGGTCGACATCAGCGCCCTGCCCCTTCGGGAGGTGACCGTCACCGAGCGCGGCGGCCTGCGCATCGGCGCCCTGGTGCAGATGGCCGAGGCCGCCGCCCATCCCAAGGTGCGCACCCTCTACCCCGTGATCTCGCAGGCGCTGGAGCTGAGCGCTTCGGCCCAGTTGCGGAACATGGCCTCCATCGGCGGGAACATCATGCAGCGCACCCGGTGCACGTACTTCCGTGACGTCACCGCGAACTGCAACAAGGGCGAGCCCGGTTCGGGGTGTGCGGCGCTGGAAGGGTTCAACCGCACCCACGCGATCCTGGGCACGTCAGAGGACTGCGTGGCCACCCACCCCTCGGACGTGGCCGTCGCCTTCGCCGCGCTGGAGGCGACCGTCCACCTGCTCGGCCCGGCCGGGGAACGCAGCGTCCCCTTCGCCGACTTCCTGCTCCGGCCCGGCAGCACACCCAACCGCGAACAGGCCCTCCGCCCCGGTGAGTTGATCACCGCCGTGGAGATCCCGGCCCACCCCCGTCCCCTCAAGTCCGGCTACCTGAAGGTCCGCGACCGGCAGTCGTACGAGTTCGCCCTGACGTCCGCGGCCGTCGCCCTGCACGTACGCGGCGGGCGGATCCAGGAGGCGATGGTCGCCGCCGGAGGCGTCGGCACCGTGCCGTGGAAGCTGCCCGCCGTCGAGCGTCACCTCATCGGCGAGCGGCCGTCCGCGAACCTGTGGGCCGCGGCGGCCGAACAGGCAGCCGACGGGGCCCGCCCCCTGGAGCACAACCGCTTCAAGGTCGAGTTGCTGAAACGGACCGTCGAACGCCAGCTGCGCGTCGTAGGAGGTACCAAGTGA
- a CDS encoding DUF6192 family protein — protein sequence MYGGEDEQGSQAETAHGGVARQVAEVSFAVHNILASIADEEERFATILMPPPGRSRWDAGRGQAPHGPSGRQAGHAAVEDQRHPHPRQGRGGRRDARQHHEPAVSSECLTI from the coding sequence ATGTACGGCGGCGAGGACGAGCAGGGGAGCCAGGCCGAGACCGCCCATGGTGGCGTAGCCCGCCAGGTCGCGGAGGTGTCCTTCGCCGTCCACAACATCCTCGCGTCGATCGCCGACGAGGAGGAACGATTCGCGACGATCCTCATGCCGCCGCCGGGCAGATCGCGGTGGGATGCCGGACGAGGCCAAGCGCCGCACGGGCCGTCAGGTCGCCAAGCTGGCCACGCCGCAGTAGAAGATCAGCGCCATCCACACCCTCGCCAAGGACGAGGAGGTCGCCGCGACGCGCGGCAGCACCACGAACCCGCCGTGTCGTCGGAGTGTTTGACGATCTGA